From candidate division KSB1 bacterium, a single genomic window includes:
- a CDS encoding PAS domain S-box protein — translation MTQDFHHSSLAAATEESAARPLSREDSVIVLSSRQGLCRLAELLGGTVNCCEQVEECLAAARHQKPAVILVEATTAAATGELLAQLRHGDGAHSALIVLGSPHLAREDREALVAAGADAILPEGVGRRELQTVVQQVLQSRRAESRAQGMQRRLRRTQYEYQELIESVNDLIFTLDHEGRFRFLNRQVTALTGFHREDWLGQQLTQVVVPEDQPEVMRNLEETLQGRAKIFEMRVRCADGQVRYFSANINPIFEKGQIAGIAGIARDITQRKLLEQEIVELKNFNESIIQSMQAGLITLDLQNRITSFNPAAEEILGYKAREVTGLPLEAVLPKEDCQKILPNVVAPGHALLNRELIIPTKSGKPVHIGFSVAPRLDDKNQRVGTIISFRDISEIKRLQAEMIKMDRLASLGVLASGIAHEIKNPLAGIKTMAQSLQEETDTDDHRREYLERIVRQVDRLDGLLRTFFSFARPQQPVRRKHRLEHIIQEVVALVGQKLRSKGIELITSYAEDLPAVFVDFDQIQQVFLNLLLNAIDAIEERGTIQISARPVWTTLRAVDRRRGMLPTLLQESLFVEVTVADTGCGIDCEHVSRIFDPFFTTKPEGTGLGLSIVYRIMSDHGGEISVESEKGKGSTFTLLIPTEG, via the coding sequence ATGACGCAAGACTTCCACCACAGTTCTCTTGCTGCGGCGACGGAAGAATCTGCCGCCAGGCCCTTGAGCAGGGAGGACAGCGTCATTGTCCTCTCCTCGCGCCAGGGCTTATGCCGGCTGGCGGAGCTTTTGGGCGGCACTGTCAACTGCTGTGAGCAGGTGGAGGAATGCCTTGCGGCCGCGCGGCATCAGAAACCAGCCGTGATCCTGGTGGAGGCGACCACGGCCGCTGCGACTGGAGAGCTCCTCGCCCAGCTCCGTCACGGCGATGGTGCGCACAGTGCCCTCATCGTTCTCGGGAGCCCGCACCTTGCTCGGGAGGACCGAGAAGCCCTGGTGGCTGCCGGGGCCGATGCCATTTTGCCTGAAGGGGTCGGCCGGCGAGAGCTGCAGACCGTGGTACAGCAGGTGCTGCAATCGCGGCGGGCGGAGTCCCGCGCCCAGGGGATGCAACGCCGCCTCCGGCGCACTCAGTACGAGTATCAGGAGCTGATCGAGAGCGTCAACGACTTGATCTTCACCCTGGACCACGAGGGGCGTTTTCGCTTCCTGAACCGCCAGGTGACCGCACTCACTGGATTCCACCGCGAGGACTGGTTAGGGCAACAATTGACACAGGTGGTGGTGCCTGAGGATCAGCCGGAGGTGATGCGCAACCTGGAGGAGACGCTGCAAGGGCGGGCCAAAATCTTTGAAATGCGCGTCCGCTGCGCCGACGGCCAAGTGCGCTACTTCTCGGCCAACATCAACCCGATCTTCGAAAAAGGGCAGATCGCCGGTATCGCTGGCATTGCCCGCGATATCACGCAGCGGAAATTGCTTGAGCAAGAGATTGTCGAGCTCAAGAATTTCAACGAGAGCATCATCCAAAGTATGCAGGCCGGGCTGATTACCTTAGACCTGCAGAACCGCATCACCTCTTTCAACCCGGCGGCGGAGGAGATTCTGGGCTACAAGGCCCGAGAAGTCACTGGCCTGCCTTTGGAGGCAGTGCTGCCCAAGGAGGACTGCCAGAAGATCTTGCCGAATGTTGTTGCCCCTGGGCACGCGCTCCTGAACCGCGAGCTCATCATTCCCACCAAAAGTGGCAAGCCGGTCCACATCGGCTTTTCCGTGGCCCCGCGGCTGGATGACAAAAACCAGCGCGTGGGCACTATTATCTCTTTTCGCGACATCTCCGAGATCAAGCGTTTGCAAGCGGAAATGATCAAGATGGACCGGCTGGCCTCGTTGGGCGTCCTGGCCTCCGGCATCGCCCACGAGATCAAGAATCCTCTTGCCGGCATCAAGACCATGGCGCAGTCGCTCCAGGAGGAGACGGACACCGATGACCACCGGCGAGAGTATCTGGAGCGGATCGTGCGCCAAGTGGACCGGCTGGATGGGCTGCTGAGGACGTTTTTCTCCTTTGCCCGTCCGCAACAGCCTGTGCGCAGGAAGCACCGGCTGGAACACATCATTCAGGAAGTCGTTGCGCTGGTGGGGCAGAAGCTGAGGAGTAAGGGCATCGAACTTATCACCTCCTATGCCGAAGACTTGCCCGCGGTCTTTGTAGACTTTGATCAGATTCAGCAGGTCTTTCTTAATCTGTTGCTCAACGCGATAGATGCCATCGAGGAGCGGGGCACAATTCAGATCTCTGCCCGACCGGTGTGGACGACGCTGCGCGCAGTGGACCGCAGGCGTGGGATGCTGCCCACCCTGCTGCAGGAGAGCCTGTTTGTGGAAGTGACGGTGGCCGACACAGGGTGCGGAATCGATTGCGAGCACGTGAGCCGTATTTTCGACCCGTTCTTCACCACCAAGCCGGAAGGGACCGGGCTCGGGCTGTCCATCGTCTACCGCATCATGAGCGACCACGGGGGCGAAATCAGCGTCGAGAGCGAGAAGGGCAAGGGTAGTACCTTTACCCTGCTTATCCCTACGGAGGGTTGA
- the gcvPB gene encoding aminomethyl-transferring glycine dehydrogenase subunit GcvPB, whose product MPVPLIFEQSREGQMGASLPPLDVPEQPLDKLLPPEQIRPQAPELPQLSEVDVIRHFVALSVMNYHVDKGMYPLGSCTMKYNPKVNENVARLPGFTDIHPLQPTSMVQGALRLMHELGGYLCEIGGFDAVTLQPSAGAHGELTGLMLIRAYHESRGNPRTTVVIPDSAHGTNPASVTISGYKPVQVSSGPDGRVDLQALRAVLNEQTAALMLTNPNTLGLFESQVEEMARMVHEVGALMYMDGANLNALLGIVRPGDMGIDVMHFNLHKTFSTPHGGGGPGAGPVGVKKDLVPFLPRPRVALRDGNFILDEDCPQSIGRVHAFYGNFGVMVKAYTYIRMMGAEGLRQVSEGAVINANYLLACLRDAYELPYPGPAMHEFVLSGDRQKAKGVKTLDIAKRLLDLGFHAPTVYFPLIVHEALMIEPTETESKQTLDAFADAMLQIAREAEENPELLHKAPRTTPVSRLDEARAARVGNICYRPGAA is encoded by the coding sequence ATGCCGGTACCGTTGATTTTCGAACAAAGCCGCGAGGGGCAGATGGGTGCGTCTCTGCCCCCGCTGGATGTGCCTGAACAACCGCTGGACAAGCTTCTGCCGCCGGAGCAGATCCGCCCGCAGGCGCCCGAGCTTCCTCAGCTGAGCGAGGTGGACGTAATCCGCCACTTTGTGGCCCTGTCGGTGATGAACTATCACGTGGACAAGGGCATGTATCCGCTTGGCTCTTGTACCATGAAGTACAATCCCAAGGTGAACGAGAACGTGGCGCGGCTGCCAGGGTTTACCGACATTCACCCTCTGCAGCCCACTTCCATGGTCCAAGGTGCCTTGCGCCTGATGCACGAACTGGGCGGGTACCTGTGCGAAATAGGCGGGTTCGACGCAGTGACCTTGCAGCCCTCGGCTGGGGCGCATGGCGAGCTCACCGGCCTGATGCTCATCAGAGCGTACCACGAGAGCCGCGGCAATCCCCGGACCACGGTGGTCATCCCGGATTCGGCGCACGGTACCAATCCAGCAAGCGTGACCATCTCCGGCTACAAGCCGGTCCAGGTCAGCTCGGGGCCTGACGGGCGGGTCGATCTGCAGGCCCTCCGCGCCGTGCTCAATGAACAGACGGCCGCCCTCATGCTCACCAATCCGAACACCCTGGGACTGTTCGAGTCGCAGGTGGAGGAGATGGCCAGGATGGTGCATGAGGTGGGGGCCCTCATGTACATGGACGGCGCCAATCTCAACGCCCTGCTGGGAATTGTGCGCCCTGGGGATATGGGGATCGATGTGATGCATTTCAATTTGCACAAGACCTTTTCCACACCCCACGGAGGCGGTGGACCAGGCGCCGGCCCTGTGGGGGTGAAAAAGGATTTGGTGCCGTTTCTGCCGCGGCCCCGTGTTGCGCTGCGGGACGGCAACTTTATCCTTGACGAAGATTGCCCGCAGAGCATCGGCAGAGTGCACGCCTTTTATGGCAACTTTGGCGTGATGGTAAAGGCCTATACCTACATCCGCATGATGGGGGCTGAAGGGTTGCGCCAAGTGAGCGAGGGCGCGGTCATTAATGCCAACTATCTCCTGGCCTGTCTGCGGGATGCGTACGAGCTGCCGTACCCTGGGCCAGCCATGCACGAATTTGTGCTGTCTGGAGATCGGCAGAAGGCCAAAGGGGTGAAGACTCTGGACATCGCCAAGCGCCTATTGGACCTGGGGTTCCATGCGCCCACCGTCTACTTCCCGCTCATCGTGCACGAGGCGCTGATGATTGAGCCCACCGAGACCGAGTCGAAGCAGACCCTCGACGCTTTTGCCGACGCCATGCTGCAGATTGCGCGCGAGGCAGAGGAGAACCCAGAGCTGCTGCATAAGGCGCCGCGCACCACGCCGGTGAGCCGCCTGGACGAGGCACGCGCGGCACGCGTGGGCAATATCTGCTATCGTCCGGGGGCAGCGTAG
- a CDS encoding cell wall metabolism sensor histidine kinase WalK, with the protein MTARHSTNGTLFRWFYGALLTAGLVPILLFVVFAVLGGHPLPVAWIVGAALGALAVVAGVGLVVARQLTRAVAEPLARLAEGATEIARGNFSHRIEVDSRGEVGRLAKLFNYMTTELRRLNEMNLSQIIAERTKTSTIIRNIADGVIVTDPQDRVLVFNSAAERWFGVKEEDLLQQPIGQFIKNRKLLNLLRKVGDGHQDEGPPVEITVKPPGEWRERTLAAKAARVFQQDRTLIGTVTILRDISREKEIDRMKTELVSMVAHELRSPLTSISGFSELLLDRSTTKAQAMEYASIILKESNRLGELINKFLDISRIESGKVQPKKVPLNLGDAARTAVVTNAPVAQRKGIVLRATVADRLPEIQADPGMVDQVLLNLLSNAIKYSPPNTEVEVRVTATPRGVQLTVVDHGYGIPEKALPHIFDKFYRVTDDERVREVTGSGLGLSLVKQIVDVHGGTIAVSSKVGEGTTFVVTFPVTGATQASAVEQKE; encoded by the coding sequence ATGACCGCGCGACATTCCACAAACGGTACACTTTTTCGCTGGTTCTACGGGGCACTGCTGACCGCGGGACTGGTGCCCATTCTGCTCTTTGTGGTTTTCGCCGTGCTGGGCGGACACCCGCTCCCGGTGGCGTGGATCGTCGGCGCTGCCCTCGGGGCGCTTGCCGTCGTCGCTGGAGTCGGGCTTGTGGTTGCCCGGCAATTGACCAGGGCGGTGGCAGAGCCCCTGGCTCGCCTGGCAGAAGGAGCCACAGAGATTGCGCGCGGCAATTTTTCCCACCGCATTGAGGTGGACTCGCGGGGCGAGGTTGGCCGGCTGGCAAAGCTGTTCAATTACATGACCACCGAGCTCCGTCGGCTCAACGAAATGAACCTGAGCCAGATCATCGCTGAGCGGACCAAGACCAGTACCATCATTCGCAACATCGCCGATGGCGTCATCGTCACCGACCCCCAGGACCGGGTGTTAGTGTTCAACAGTGCTGCGGAGCGCTGGTTCGGGGTGAAAGAAGAGGACCTGTTGCAGCAACCCATCGGGCAGTTCATCAAGAACAGAAAGCTTCTCAATCTGCTCAGAAAGGTGGGCGACGGGCACCAGGATGAGGGCCCGCCAGTGGAGATCACCGTCAAGCCCCCGGGCGAGTGGCGAGAGCGCACCTTGGCAGCAAAGGCGGCGCGGGTGTTCCAGCAGGACCGCACCCTGATCGGTACGGTCACCATCCTGCGCGACATCTCGCGCGAGAAAGAGATCGACCGCATGAAGACGGAGCTGGTGTCGATGGTCGCCCATGAGCTGCGCTCGCCGCTGACCTCCATTTCGGGCTTTAGCGAGCTCCTCCTGGACCGCAGCACTACCAAGGCCCAGGCGATGGAATACGCGAGCATTATTCTCAAAGAATCAAACCGCCTGGGTGAGCTCATTAACAAGTTTCTGGATATTTCGCGCATAGAATCGGGCAAGGTGCAGCCCAAGAAGGTGCCCCTCAACCTGGGCGACGCGGCGAGGACGGCCGTAGTGACCAACGCGCCGGTGGCGCAGCGGAAGGGCATCGTACTGCGTGCCACGGTTGCGGATCGGCTGCCGGAGATTCAGGCGGACCCAGGCATGGTGGACCAGGTGCTCCTCAACCTTTTGTCCAATGCGATCAAATACAGCCCGCCGAATACCGAGGTGGAGGTGCGCGTGACCGCCACCCCACGGGGCGTGCAACTGACCGTCGTCGACCACGGCTACGGTATCCCGGAGAAGGCCCTTCCGCACATATTCGACAAGTTTTATCGCGTGACCGACGACGAACGGGTAAGAGAAGTGACGGGTTCGGGACTAGGCCTGTCACTGGTCAAACAGATTGTGGACGTGCACGGTGGCACTATAGCGGTGAGTAGCAAGGTGGGGGAAGGAACAACCTTTGTGGTGACGTTTCCTGTGACGGGGGCGACACAGGCATCTGCTGTGGAACAGAAAGAGTGA
- a CDS encoding PleD family two-component system response regulator — MKDRAHKPRILIVDDMAANLKLLRSHLSGQGYEVVSAQSGREALAAIDHQLPDLVLLDVVMPDMDGFEVCRRLKASTATDFVPVILVTALDEVEYKVRGMEAGADDFVTKPFNKVELLVRVKSLLRIKQLHDQLEHKVRALEEAEAKLHELAITDGLTGLYNYRYFKEQLVHEVDRAARHKESFSLIMLDIDHFKHYNDTHGHLAGDKVLKDLARLLRENVRKIDVAARYGGEEFALILVQTPHQASGVVARKLQALVQEFPFEHREQQPGGRLTISMGVATYPEDGTTAEELIAAADRRLYRAKAEGRNRVVMRD, encoded by the coding sequence GTGAAGGACCGAGCTCACAAGCCGCGCATTCTGATTGTCGATGACATGGCAGCCAACCTCAAGTTGCTGCGCTCCCACTTGTCCGGGCAGGGCTACGAGGTGGTCTCTGCCCAGAGCGGCCGGGAAGCCTTAGCCGCCATCGATCATCAGCTGCCTGATCTTGTACTCCTCGACGTGGTCATGCCTGATATGGATGGGTTCGAGGTTTGCCGGCGCCTGAAGGCCAGCACGGCCACCGACTTTGTGCCTGTCATCCTGGTCACGGCCCTGGACGAGGTGGAGTACAAGGTGCGCGGCATGGAGGCGGGGGCCGACGACTTTGTGACCAAGCCCTTCAACAAGGTCGAACTCTTGGTGCGGGTCAAGTCCCTCCTCCGCATCAAACAGCTGCACGATCAGCTGGAGCACAAGGTCCGCGCGCTGGAGGAGGCCGAGGCAAAGCTGCACGAGCTGGCCATAACCGATGGGCTGACTGGCCTGTATAACTACCGCTACTTCAAAGAGCAGCTGGTGCACGAAGTGGACCGGGCGGCACGCCACAAAGAGAGCTTCTCGCTCATTATGCTGGACATCGACCATTTCAAGCACTACAACGATACACACGGCCATTTGGCAGGCGACAAGGTCCTCAAGGATTTGGCGCGACTGTTGCGCGAGAATGTGCGCAAGATCGATGTGGCGGCGCGGTACGGTGGCGAGGAATTCGCGCTGATCTTGGTGCAAACGCCCCATCAGGCGAGCGGCGTGGTGGCGCGCAAGTTGCAGGCCCTGGTGCAGGAGTTCCCCTTCGAGCATCGGGAGCAGCAGCCGGGGGGACGGCTCACCATCAGCATGGGAGTGGCCACCTACCCGGAGGACGGCACCACGGCGGAGGAGCTCATCGCGGCCGCTGATCGGCGCCTGTATCGTGCCAAAGCGGAGGGAAGAAACCGCGTGGTAATGCGTGATTGA
- a CDS encoding response regulator, producing the protein MGKDTVLLIDDDPEMQRLAKRVFGEPVYDLRIAETGQEGLRRLREVNPDIIILDFALPDFDGEEFVEIVRYDPNYAKWSAVPILMLTARAEFYGRAERFFGMGVLAFLVKPFGRHELLNIVDNLIRRSRYEKRFGSGPQAPARTVSPVPAQELEESISTIAGLTKAVLERQPCGLSEDQRLDLSAIYNRCRSLLRMMAADQGGNGGQGRTPFGLGMAGETS; encoded by the coding sequence ATGGGAAAAGACACTGTCCTCCTTATCGATGACGATCCGGAAATGCAGCGACTGGCAAAGCGGGTGTTTGGCGAACCGGTCTATGACCTGCGCATCGCCGAGACCGGACAGGAGGGGCTGCGCAGGCTGCGCGAGGTCAATCCTGACATCATCATCCTGGACTTTGCCCTGCCGGATTTCGATGGCGAGGAGTTTGTGGAGATCGTTCGCTATGACCCCAACTATGCCAAATGGAGTGCCGTGCCCATCCTTATGCTGACGGCGCGTGCCGAGTTCTATGGCCGGGCCGAGCGGTTCTTCGGCATGGGGGTGCTGGCCTTCCTTGTTAAACCATTTGGCCGCCACGAGCTGTTGAACATCGTCGATAACCTCATTCGTCGCAGCCGGTATGAGAAGCGCTTTGGGTCGGGACCACAAGCACCTGCGCGCACTGTTTCGCCGGTGCCGGCTCAAGAGCTGGAAGAGTCCATTAGCACCATCGCCGGCTTGACCAAGGCGGTCCTGGAACGCCAACCATGTGGGTTGTCCGAAGACCAACGCCTTGACTTGTCGGCCATCTACAATCGCTGCCGCAGCTTGCTGCGCATGATGGCTGCCGACCAGGGCGGCAACGGTGGGCAGGGGAGAACCCCATTCGGTTTGGGCATGGCAGGGGAGACCTCATGA
- a CDS encoding phage integrase N-terminal SAM-like domain-containing protein yields the protein MRHRLRGRHYSLRTEQSYPHWITRFVLFNGNRHPVVMSSPEINAFLTHFVQKERVSASTQNQARAALLFLYRHVLGREVGELGPLIRARKPSRVPVVLTRDEVKTVLGHLQGNKCLMASPIYDAGLRLMECLHLRVQDVDCARNEITVRDHKRRSCRHHLHARIEPRRSRCEKPHRWVMSDTPRVLCGSYLIRPEPAEIWTTSWTQRDWQSTRVDVLCRQRNGVGVLCGIRIISS from the coding sequence GTGCGGCATCGACTTCGAGGGCGCCACTATAGCCTGCGCACCGAGCAGTCATACCCTCACTGGATCACACGATTTGTTCTCTTCAATGGCAACCGGCACCCGGTGGTAATGAGCTCGCCGGAAATCAATGCATTTCTAACCCATTTCGTCCAGAAGGAACGAGTCAGTGCATCGACACAGAATCAGGCGCGTGCGGCCCTGCTGTTTCTCTACCGTCATGTGCTTGGTCGTGAGGTGGGGGAGCTGGGCCCGCTTATCCGCGCGCGAAAACCGTCGCGGGTGCCCGTCGTCCTTACGCGCGACGAAGTCAAGACAGTATTGGGCCATCTCCAAGGCAATAAGTGCCTGATGGCCTCGCCGATATATGATGCGGGGCTGCGTCTGATGGAATGCCTACACCTGCGGGTTCAGGACGTTGATTGTGCCCGAAATGAAATCACGGTGCGGGACCACAAAAGACGTTCGTGCCGCCATCATCTACACGCCCGTATTGAACCGCGGCGGTCGAGGTGTGAAAAGCCCCATAGATGGGTTATGAGCGATACTCCCCGCGTATTATGCGGAAGTTATCTAATACGGCCAGAACCAGCAGAAATATGGACAACATCTTGGACACAAAGAGATTGGCAATCAACTCGCGTGGACGTCTTATGCCGACAGCGGAACGGTGTAGGCGTCTTATGCGGAATCCGCATAATCAGTAGTTAG